In the genome of Streptomyces sp. P3, the window GAGCGGCACGGCGGTCGCGACGCCGACGGCCAGCGCGAACGAGGCGCCGCGCCGGGCGGACGGCGGGGCCGCGCACCACACCCCCGCGGGCACCCACACCGCCAGCAGCGGCAGCGCGATCACGGTCCAGACGACGGTGGCGGCTCCGCTTCCCCCGCCCGCGTCCCAGACGAGGGCCTCCACGATCTGGTGCGCCCCGAGGAGCAGCGGCAGCGCGGCCAGCGGAAGGTCCCGGCGGCTGCGAACCCCCGCCACGCCGACCCCGCCGAGGGCGAGCAGCCCGGCCCCCGCCACCAGATCGGCCGTCGCACTCCAGCACATCGCGTCCCCCAGGGTGTCGACCGTCGTCCGCCTCCGTTGCCCCGTGCATGCCACGCTACGTCCGGTTCCCGCAACGCACCCGCAGGAGCGGCGTCAGGCTGCCGAGGACGGGTAGAGGCTGTCCAGGGGACCGTCCGGGAGAGGGACCGTCCGGGAGAAGGCGGCGGCCGACGGGGCCGCACGGCCGCCGGGACGCGCCGGCGCACAGTGAAGGAGGCCGCGGGTGGGGAACGCCCCGCAGAGAGCCGGCGGATTCGGGCTGCCGCACGGAGGGACCGCTGTGCTGGAGGTGATCCCGCTGCCCGGCCGGCCCGGCATCCGGGCCCGGGGCGAGATCAGCTCGGTCACCCGCTCGCCGTGGGAAGAGGCCCTGGCGGGCCTGGCCCGGCGCCACGCCGACGTGTCCTACGTGGAGCTGTCGGAGGTGGGGTTCGTGGACGTGGCCGGGGTCGCGGCGCTCGCCGTCACGGCCCTGGACCTGCGCGGAGGACGGGTGGTCGTCGAGCATCCGCCGCCGCAGGTTTCGAGGGTGCTGAGCCTGTTCTGGCCGGGCCTGCGCCGGATCGAGGTGTCGCCGCGATGAGCATGGTCGCGATCCACGGGAAGTTCGAGCACCCCGCGCTGTTCTACCGCTCCGCGCGGGAGTACGTGGACCGGACGGTGTCGTTCGTCCAGGAGGGCCTGGACGTCGGCGAGCCGGTGGCGGTGGCCGTGCCCGGCCCCAACCTCGAGCTGATCAGGGAGGCCCTCGGCGCGGACGCGCGGGCCGTCCTCCTGCTGGACATGGCCGAGGCGGGCCGCAACCCCGGCCGGATCATCCCGAAGGTGCTTCGCGGATTCGCCGACGGCCACCGGGACGGCCGGGTGCGGATCATCGGCGAGCCGGTCTGGCCGGGCCGCAGCGCCCTGGAGTATCCCGCGTGCGCACAGCACGAGGCCCTGATCAACGCGGCCTTCGAGGGCCGCGCGGTGACCGTCCTGTGCCCGTACGACGAGACCCGCCTGGACGAAGAGGTGCTGGCCGACGCGCGCACCACCCACCCGACCGTGCTGACCGGCGACACGGAGTCGGCGAGCGACGCCTACGACTGGCGGTCCGTCGTCGCCCGCTACAACCGGCCGCTGCCGTCCGTGCCGGACGCCGCGCAGTTCCCCTTCGGCGTGCAGGAGCTTGCCGCGGCCCGCGCCTTCGCGGTCGAGCGCGCCCAACGGCTGGGTCTGGCGGGGCAGCGGCTGACCGACGCCGAACTGGCGGTGGCGGAGCTGACGACCAACAGCGTGGTGCACGGCGGAGGACGTGGAACGCTCGCCGTCTGGGAGGACGGAGGGCAGGTCGTGTGCGAGGTCCGGGACACGGGCCGGATGATCGACCCGCTGGCCGGCCGCAGGCCGCCCGCGCACGGCCAGATCGGCGGCCGGGGCCTGATGCTCGTGCACTACGTGGCCGACCTGGTGCGGGTGTACACCGCCGACGACGGGACGACCGTCCGCTTCTACCTCGACCGGGTGGACCGCCTCGGCGACGCCGGCCCCGTCGGTCGTGCCGACGGCGCCGAACGCGCCGAACGCGTCGGTCGCTGAGGGCGCGAACGCTCCGCCGTCCCCCGGGCCGGCCACGCGACGGCGCCGTCCCCTCCCGCGCCGCGACGCAGCCGGGTGAAGCCTGAAGCGCCGTCAGCTCCACGGGGCATGCATGTGGTCTCCGCCGTATCCGGCCGGGTCGGCGGACACGACGCGCTGGAGGCGAGAGTGATGAACGAACGAGCCGGGCAGGCCGGTCCCCCCACCCTCAGGGTCCCGGTCCTCATCGTCGGCGGCTCCCTGGTGGGCCTTGCGACCTCGCTGTTCCTCGGACGGCTGGGAGTACCGCACCTGCTGGTGGAGCGCCACGCCGGCACCTCCATCCATCCGCGCGGCCGCGGCAACAACGTCCGCACGATGGAACTGTTCCGGGTGGCGGGCGTGGAGCGGGGGATCCAGGACGCGGCGGCCACGCTGGCCGACAACCACGGCATCCTGCAGGCGCCGACCCTCGTCGGCGACGCCGGTGAATGGCTGTTCCGCGACATCGACCCGGGTGGCGGCCTGGCCCGCTTCAGCCCCAGCTCCTGGTGCCTGTGCAGCCAGAACGACCTGGAGCCGGTGCTGCTCGACCACGCCCGAAGGCTCGGCGGCGACGTGCGGTTCTCCACCGAACTCATGTCGTTCGAGGCCGACGCCCACG includes:
- a CDS encoding DUF6629 family protein, producing the protein MCWSATADLVAGAGLLALGGVGVAGVRSRRDLPLAALPLLLGAHQIVEALVWDAGGGSGAATVVWTVIALPLLAVWVPAGVWCAAPPSARRGASFALAVGVATAVPLAYGIAAGPVTAEIRGHRVGYLVDLPYPPVLVAGYLVATVGALLLSGDRRLRALGAVAAVGAAGCFALWRLEFVSTWCAFAAVCSVLLVGWTRTPRREVSHIFRRSQL
- a CDS encoding STAS domain-containing protein — its product is MGNAPQRAGGFGLPHGGTAVLEVIPLPGRPGIRARGEISSVTRSPWEEALAGLARRHADVSYVELSEVGFVDVAGVAALAVTALDLRGGRVVVEHPPPQVSRVLSLFWPGLRRIEVSPR
- a CDS encoding anti-sigma factor RsbA family regulatory protein, with the protein product MSMVAIHGKFEHPALFYRSAREYVDRTVSFVQEGLDVGEPVAVAVPGPNLELIREALGADARAVLLLDMAEAGRNPGRIIPKVLRGFADGHRDGRVRIIGEPVWPGRSALEYPACAQHEALINAAFEGRAVTVLCPYDETRLDEEVLADARTTHPTVLTGDTESASDAYDWRSVVARYNRPLPSVPDAAQFPFGVQELAAARAFAVERAQRLGLAGQRLTDAELAVAELTTNSVVHGGGRGTLAVWEDGGQVVCEVRDTGRMIDPLAGRRPPAHGQIGGRGLMLVHYVADLVRVYTADDGTTVRFYLDRVDRLGDAGPVGRADGAERAERVGR